In Gossypium arboreum isolate Shixiya-1 chromosome 5, ASM2569848v2, whole genome shotgun sequence, a single genomic region encodes these proteins:
- the LOC108453061 gene encoding aconitate hydratase, cytoplasmic isoform X1, with protein MAVSSSASSSLLRAASSYSRTRFFHSSFRNLSPSSPSLLNHQRSLASAAVRSFHCSPRWSHRLDWRSPFSLRAQVRAVNPVIERLERKFSTMAAEHPFKAVLTSLPKPGGGEFGKFYSLPALNDPRIDKLPYSIRILLESAVRNCDNFQVKKEDVEKIIDWQNTSPKQVEIPFKPARVLLQDFTGVPAVVDLACMRDAMHKLGSDTNKINPLVPVDLVIDHSVQVDVTRSENAVQANMELEFQRNKERFSFLKWGSTAFHNMLVVPPGSGIVHQVNLEYLGRVVFNTNGVLYPDSVVGTDSHTTMIDGLGVAGWGVGGIEAEAAMLGQPMSMVLPGVVGFKLFGKLRNGVTATDLVLTVTQILRKHGVVGKFVEFYGDGMSELSLADRATIANMSPEYGATMGFFPVDHVTLQYLKLTGRSDETVAMIESYLRANKMFVDYNEPQQERVYSSYLELNLAEVEPCISGPKRPHDRVPLREMKSDWNSCLNNKAGFKGFAVPKEAQDKVAKFSFHGQPAELRHGSVVIAAITSCTNTSNPSVMLGAGLVAKTACELGLQVKPWIKTSLAPGSGVVTKYLLQSGLQEYLNKQGFHIVGYGCTTCIGNSGELDESVASAISENDIVASAVLSGNRNFEGRVHALTRANYLASPPLVVAYALAGTVDIDFDKEPIGTGKDGKSVYFKDIWPSTEEIAEAVQSSVLPEMFKSTYEAITKGNPMWNQLSVPSSTMYSWDPNSTYIHEPPYFKNMTMEPPGAHGVKDAYCLLNFGDSITTDHISPAGSIHKDSPAAKFLLDRGVERKDFNSYGSRRGNDEVMARGTFANIRLVNKLLNGEVGPKTVHVPTGEKLYVFDAAMRYKDAGYDTIVLAGAEYGSGSSRDWAAKGPMLLGVKAVIAKSFERIHRSNLVGMGIIPLCFKSGEDADTLGLTGHERYTIDLPSKITDIRPGQDVTVTTDNGKSFTCTVRFDTEVELAYFNNGGILPYVIRNLIKQ; from the exons ATGGCGGTCTCATCTTCAGCTTCTTCCTCTCTCTTAAGGGCAGCGTCTTCATACTCTCGAACTCGGTTCTTTCATTCTTCGTTTCGGAATCTCAGTCCAAGCTCTCCTTCGCTTCTCAATCACCAACGATCTCTTGCCTCCGCCGCCGTTCGTTCCTTCCATTGCTCTCCGCGATGGAGCCACCGTCTCGATTGGAGATCTCCTTTTAGCCTTCGTGCTCAGGTCAGAGCTGTTAATCCAGTCATCGAACGGCTTGAGAGGAAGTTTTCCACTATGG CTGCTGAACATCCTTTTAAGGCAGTCCTGACCAGTCTTCCAAAGCCAGGTGGTGGCGAGTTTGGAAAGTTCTATAGCTTGCCTGCCCTGAATGATCCGAGGATTG ATAAACTGCCCTACTCTATCAGAATCCTGCTTGAATCTGCGGTTCGTAACTGTGACAACTTCCAAGTCAAGAAGGAGGATGTTGAGAAAATTATTGATTGGCAAAATACATCACCAAAGCAAGTAGAAATCCCCTTCAAGCCAGCTCGTGTGCTCTTGCAG GATTTCACTGGAGTGCCTGCTGTGGTCGACCTTGCTTGTATGCGTGATGCTATGCACAAGCTTGGCAGTGATACAAACAAGATTAATCCTTTG GTTCCGGTAGATCTTGTCATTGATCATTCAGTTCAAGTTGATGTAACAAGATCAGAAAATGCAGTGCAAGCAAACATGGAACTTGAGTTTCAGAGGAACAAGGAAAGGTTTTCTTTCCTTAAATGGGGATCTACTGCCTTCCATAATATGCTTGTTGTTCCTCCCGGTTCTGGTATTGTGCATCAG gttaatcTGGAATATCTTGGACGAGTTGTTTTCAACACCAACGGCGTGCTTTACCCTGATAGCGTGGTTGGAACTGATTCCCATACAACTATGATAGATGGTCTTGGAGTAGCTGGCTGGGGAGTTGGTGGTATTGAAGCTGAGGCAGCCATGCTTGGTCAG CCTATGAGCATGGTTTTGCCTGGTGTTGTTGGATTCAAGTTATTTGGAAAATTAAGAAATGGTGTGACAGCTACAGACTTGGTTCTAACTGTGACACAAATACTGAGGAAGCACGGTGTTGTTGGCAAATTCGTTGAGTTTTATG GGGACGGTATGAGTGAACTTTCATTGGCTGACAGGGCTACCATTGCTAATATGTCTCCTGAGTATGGTGCAACCATGGGATTCTTCCCTGTAGATCATGTTACTTTGCAGTATCTGAAATTGACTGGCCGAAGTGACGAAACT GTGGCAATGATAGAATCATATCTCCGTGCAAATAAAATGTTCGTCGACTACAATGAG CCCCAACAAGAAAGAGTGTACTCATCATATCTAGAATTAAACCTTGCTGAAGTTGAACCCTGTATATCTGGACCAAAGAG ACCACATGATCGGGTTCCTTTGAGAGAAATGAAGAGTGATTGGAATTCTTGTCTTAATAATAAAGCTGGTTTCAAG GGCTTTGCTGTGCCAAAAGAGGCACAGGACAAAGTGGCAAAATTTTCGTTCCACGGACAGCCAGCAGAGCTCAGGCATGGCAGTGTTGTAATTGCTGCTATTACGAGCTGCACCAATACATCAAATCCTAGTGTCATGCTTGGGGCAGGACTTGTTGCAAAAACGGCTTGTGAACTTGGTTTACAG GTCAAGCCTTGGATAAAGACAAGTCTTGCACCAGGTTCAGGAGTTGTTACAAAATATTTACTGCAGAG TGGGTTGCAAGAATATTTGAATAAGCAGGGCTTCCATATTGTTGGATATGGCTGCACAACTTGTATTGGAAATTCAGGAGAATTGGATGAATCAGTTGCCTCTGCTATTTCAGAAAACG ACATTGTAGCGTCTGCTGTACTTTCTGGGAACCGGAATTTTGAGGGTCGTGTTCATGCCTTAACAAGAGCCAACTACCTTGCTTCACCTCCTTTAGTGGTTGCATATGCCCTTGCTGGCACG GTTGATATTGACTTTGACAAGGAGCCAATTGGAACTGGGAAGGATGGTAAGAGTGTCTATTTCAAGGACATCTGGCCTTCTACTGAAGAAATTGCAGAG GCTGTCCAATCCAGTGTCTTGCCAGAGATGTTCAAAAGTACTTACGAGGCTATTACAAAGGGCAATCCCATGTGGAATCAGCTATCAGTGCCTTCTTCCACTATGTACTCATGGGACCCCAACTCAACCTACATTCATGAGCCTCCATACTTCAAGAACATGACCATGGAGCCTCCTGGAGCCCATGGCGTGAAAGATGCTTACTGCTTATTGAACTTTGGTGACAGTATCACAACAGATCACATTTCTCCTGCAGGAAGTATCCATAAAGACAGTCCTGCTGCAAAATTCCTACTTGACCGTGGGGTGGAGCGCAAGGACTTCAACTCTTATGGAAGTCGTCGCGGTAACGATGAAGTGATGGCACGTGGAACTTTTGCTAACATTCGCCTTGTGAACAAGCTGTTGAATGGGGAAGTTGGCCCAAAAACGGTACATGTCCCTACAGGAGAGAAACTCTATGTATTTGATGCAGCAATG AGGTACAAGGATGCAGGATATGACACCATTGTTTTGGCTGGAGCTGAATATGGAAGTGGTAGCTCCCGAGATTGGGCTGCAAAAGGTCCAATGCTATTG GGAGTAAAAGCAGTAATTGCCAAAAGTTTTGAGAGAATCCATCGAAGTAATTTGGTAGGCATGGGCATCATTCCACTTTGTTTTAAGTCTGGGGAGGATGCCGACACACTAGGTTTAACCGGTCATGAGCGTTATACCATAGATCTCCCAAGCAAAATAACCGATATAAGACCCGGTCAAGATGTGACTGTCACGACGGATAATGGGAAGTCTTTCACCTGCACTGTCCGCTTCGACACTGAG GTTGAATTGGCCTACTTCAACAATGGCGGCATACTTCCATATGTTATTAGAAACCTGATTAAGCAATAA
- the LOC108453061 gene encoding aconitate hydratase, cytoplasmic isoform X2, producing MRDAMHKLGSDTNKINPLVPVDLVIDHSVQVDVTRSENAVQANMELEFQRNKERFSFLKWGSTAFHNMLVVPPGSGIVHQVNLEYLGRVVFNTNGVLYPDSVVGTDSHTTMIDGLGVAGWGVGGIEAEAAMLGQPMSMVLPGVVGFKLFGKLRNGVTATDLVLTVTQILRKHGVVGKFVEFYGDGMSELSLADRATIANMSPEYGATMGFFPVDHVTLQYLKLTGRSDETVAMIESYLRANKMFVDYNEPQQERVYSSYLELNLAEVEPCISGPKRPHDRVPLREMKSDWNSCLNNKAGFKGFAVPKEAQDKVAKFSFHGQPAELRHGSVVIAAITSCTNTSNPSVMLGAGLVAKTACELGLQVKPWIKTSLAPGSGVVTKYLLQSGLQEYLNKQGFHIVGYGCTTCIGNSGELDESVASAISENDIVASAVLSGNRNFEGRVHALTRANYLASPPLVVAYALAGTVDIDFDKEPIGTGKDGKSVYFKDIWPSTEEIAEAVQSSVLPEMFKSTYEAITKGNPMWNQLSVPSSTMYSWDPNSTYIHEPPYFKNMTMEPPGAHGVKDAYCLLNFGDSITTDHISPAGSIHKDSPAAKFLLDRGVERKDFNSYGSRRGNDEVMARGTFANIRLVNKLLNGEVGPKTVHVPTGEKLYVFDAAMRYKDAGYDTIVLAGAEYGSGSSRDWAAKGPMLLGVKAVIAKSFERIHRSNLVGMGIIPLCFKSGEDADTLGLTGHERYTIDLPSKITDIRPGQDVTVTTDNGKSFTCTVRFDTEVELAYFNNGGILPYVIRNLIKQ from the exons ATGCGTGATGCTATGCACAAGCTTGGCAGTGATACAAACAAGATTAATCCTTTG GTTCCGGTAGATCTTGTCATTGATCATTCAGTTCAAGTTGATGTAACAAGATCAGAAAATGCAGTGCAAGCAAACATGGAACTTGAGTTTCAGAGGAACAAGGAAAGGTTTTCTTTCCTTAAATGGGGATCTACTGCCTTCCATAATATGCTTGTTGTTCCTCCCGGTTCTGGTATTGTGCATCAG gttaatcTGGAATATCTTGGACGAGTTGTTTTCAACACCAACGGCGTGCTTTACCCTGATAGCGTGGTTGGAACTGATTCCCATACAACTATGATAGATGGTCTTGGAGTAGCTGGCTGGGGAGTTGGTGGTATTGAAGCTGAGGCAGCCATGCTTGGTCAG CCTATGAGCATGGTTTTGCCTGGTGTTGTTGGATTCAAGTTATTTGGAAAATTAAGAAATGGTGTGACAGCTACAGACTTGGTTCTAACTGTGACACAAATACTGAGGAAGCACGGTGTTGTTGGCAAATTCGTTGAGTTTTATG GGGACGGTATGAGTGAACTTTCATTGGCTGACAGGGCTACCATTGCTAATATGTCTCCTGAGTATGGTGCAACCATGGGATTCTTCCCTGTAGATCATGTTACTTTGCAGTATCTGAAATTGACTGGCCGAAGTGACGAAACT GTGGCAATGATAGAATCATATCTCCGTGCAAATAAAATGTTCGTCGACTACAATGAG CCCCAACAAGAAAGAGTGTACTCATCATATCTAGAATTAAACCTTGCTGAAGTTGAACCCTGTATATCTGGACCAAAGAG ACCACATGATCGGGTTCCTTTGAGAGAAATGAAGAGTGATTGGAATTCTTGTCTTAATAATAAAGCTGGTTTCAAG GGCTTTGCTGTGCCAAAAGAGGCACAGGACAAAGTGGCAAAATTTTCGTTCCACGGACAGCCAGCAGAGCTCAGGCATGGCAGTGTTGTAATTGCTGCTATTACGAGCTGCACCAATACATCAAATCCTAGTGTCATGCTTGGGGCAGGACTTGTTGCAAAAACGGCTTGTGAACTTGGTTTACAG GTCAAGCCTTGGATAAAGACAAGTCTTGCACCAGGTTCAGGAGTTGTTACAAAATATTTACTGCAGAG TGGGTTGCAAGAATATTTGAATAAGCAGGGCTTCCATATTGTTGGATATGGCTGCACAACTTGTATTGGAAATTCAGGAGAATTGGATGAATCAGTTGCCTCTGCTATTTCAGAAAACG ACATTGTAGCGTCTGCTGTACTTTCTGGGAACCGGAATTTTGAGGGTCGTGTTCATGCCTTAACAAGAGCCAACTACCTTGCTTCACCTCCTTTAGTGGTTGCATATGCCCTTGCTGGCACG GTTGATATTGACTTTGACAAGGAGCCAATTGGAACTGGGAAGGATGGTAAGAGTGTCTATTTCAAGGACATCTGGCCTTCTACTGAAGAAATTGCAGAG GCTGTCCAATCCAGTGTCTTGCCAGAGATGTTCAAAAGTACTTACGAGGCTATTACAAAGGGCAATCCCATGTGGAATCAGCTATCAGTGCCTTCTTCCACTATGTACTCATGGGACCCCAACTCAACCTACATTCATGAGCCTCCATACTTCAAGAACATGACCATGGAGCCTCCTGGAGCCCATGGCGTGAAAGATGCTTACTGCTTATTGAACTTTGGTGACAGTATCACAACAGATCACATTTCTCCTGCAGGAAGTATCCATAAAGACAGTCCTGCTGCAAAATTCCTACTTGACCGTGGGGTGGAGCGCAAGGACTTCAACTCTTATGGAAGTCGTCGCGGTAACGATGAAGTGATGGCACGTGGAACTTTTGCTAACATTCGCCTTGTGAACAAGCTGTTGAATGGGGAAGTTGGCCCAAAAACGGTACATGTCCCTACAGGAGAGAAACTCTATGTATTTGATGCAGCAATG AGGTACAAGGATGCAGGATATGACACCATTGTTTTGGCTGGAGCTGAATATGGAAGTGGTAGCTCCCGAGATTGGGCTGCAAAAGGTCCAATGCTATTG GGAGTAAAAGCAGTAATTGCCAAAAGTTTTGAGAGAATCCATCGAAGTAATTTGGTAGGCATGGGCATCATTCCACTTTGTTTTAAGTCTGGGGAGGATGCCGACACACTAGGTTTAACCGGTCATGAGCGTTATACCATAGATCTCCCAAGCAAAATAACCGATATAAGACCCGGTCAAGATGTGACTGTCACGACGGATAATGGGAAGTCTTTCACCTGCACTGTCCGCTTCGACACTGAG GTTGAATTGGCCTACTTCAACAATGGCGGCATACTTCCATATGTTATTAGAAACCTGATTAAGCAATAA
- the LOC108453062 gene encoding uncharacterized protein LOC108453062 has product MANQTPKSSPATANDPAKVAEREETKDDEIELTWREEEPAHYILEIQSLTFLWEILSRPQVRGYESSAFEASDHKWSLILNPEFENGDVYLSLYLRNMDIQHLGSNRKIDALINFFVYHHGMNRYITIQDGKVKRFSAEKEKSGFSRLMLLSKFIDWLNPQENTCKFGVEVFVVKTGSLNHEVGQNPEKEKGECCSILDHLEKNRVTWLIHNFSNSSEPRSFKFNIGDYVWELQLYPIGVPEVKRKYLSIYLHLQDSEFESGDKLHVQWRLQIKSNGPSNPRKGESEYDPTKPRTGDAWFSRSQSCWGFPYFMKLADLKQTPGLIDNDAFTVEAEFNFIYVIQDLA; this is encoded by the exons ATGGCTAACCAAACACCCAAATCCAGTCCTGCAACAGCAAATGATCCGGCCAAGGTGGCGGAGCGTGAGGAAACGAAAG ATGATGAAATAGAACTGACGTGGAGAGAAGAAGAACCCGCACATTACATATTAGAAATCCAATCGCTTACCTTTCTTTGGGAAATCCTTTCAAGACCTCAAGTCCGCGGATATGAATCATCTGCATTTGAAGCTAGTGACCACAAATG GAGTTTGATATTGAACCCGGAATTCGAAAATGGAGATGTCTATCTCTCTCTTTACTTACGAAATATGGACATTCAACATCTTGGCTCTAATAGGAAGATTGATGCTCTTATAAATTtttttgtatatcatcatggaaTGAATCGATACATCACCATTCAAG aTGGGAAAGTGAAACGATTCAGTGCAGAAAAGGAAAAAAGTGGGTTTTCTCGACTAATGCTTCTCTCTAAATTCATCGATTGGCTGAATCCCCAAGAAAACACCTGCAAATTTGGAGTTGAGGTTTTTGTTGTAAAAACTGGATCCCTTAATCATGAGGTTGGCCAAAACCCAGAAAAGGAAAAAGGGGAATGTTGTTCCATCCTTGACCACCTTGAAAAAAACCGTGTTACTTGGCTCATCCACAACTTCTCCAACTCATCTGAACCTCGCTCCTTCAAGTTTAATATTGGGGATTATGTATG GGAATTACAACTTTATCCCATAGGTGTTCCGGAGGTGAAGAGAAAATATTTATCCATTTACCTTCACCTACAAGACTCGGAGTTTGAAAGTGGAGACAAATTGCATGTGCAATGGAGACTGCAAATTAAGTCAAACGGTCCAAGCAATCCCAGAAAAGGTGAATCTGAATACGATCCAACAAAACCCAGAACAG GTGATGCATGGTTTAGCAGGTCTCAGAGTTGTTGGGGGTTCCCATACTTCATGAAGTTGGCAGATCTAAAACAGACGCCTGGCCTAATTGATAATGATGCTTTTACTGTTGAAGcggaatttaatttcatttaCGTTATCCAAGATCTTGCCTGA